From the Nonlabens marinus S1-08 genome, one window contains:
- a CDS encoding conjugal transfer protein TraK: MKTPYKNIYNVLKLNRFIVLAVVLCALLSSTFSVWMVFNTNQKALNSAFAINTDGSIIPLKLVTQKENFRVEALAHLDLFHNYFYNIDASNYERNLEKALWLGNSSVDNLYRQKKADGVYNRLLQYSLVQKVLSIDSKISESNGTYSFTTTTIFEINRGSIIDTYELVSTGNLIMVDRNFPNNPHGLLITNYFENTLKKLNDDS; this comes from the coding sequence ATGAAAACACCTTACAAGAATATTTATAACGTCCTAAAATTAAATCGGTTTATCGTTTTGGCAGTCGTTTTATGTGCCTTATTGTCCAGCACCTTTTCAGTTTGGATGGTATTCAACACCAATCAAAAGGCACTCAATAGTGCATTTGCGATTAATACCGATGGCAGTATTATTCCGCTGAAGCTCGTTACCCAAAAAGAGAATTTCAGGGTAGAAGCTTTGGCACATTTAGATCTGTTCCACAATTACTTCTATAATATCGATGCCAGCAATTATGAACGGAATTTGGAAAAGGCGCTTTGGTTGGGTAATAGTTCCGTGGACAATCTGTACCGTCAGAAAAAAGCGGATGGTGTCTATAATCGGTTACTACAATATTCGCTCGTTCAAAAAGTATTGAGTATTGATTCAAAAATTTCAGAAAGCAATGGCACGTACAGTTTCACTACCACGACCATTTTTGAAATAAATAGAGGCTCAATCATCGATACCTACGAACTGGTTTCCACCGGAAACCTGATTATGGTGGACCGAAACTTTCCCAACAATCCCCACGGACTTTTAATTACGAATTACTTCGAAAACACCTTAAAAAAATTAAATGATGATAGTTGA
- a CDS encoding conjugal transfer protein translates to MLFGLILAISLLMPKDASAQGMPVYDNTNFISLVKQLLESGKQTAEMIKSVKFLKDAKEAIEKVSSVVQQLRAVEEIAQNNQRLINVMQNDLQYILNSPYIKPEEIDRVVASFETIVQNSLDTVDFIDEVLSSDYLKMSDAERAEILKAKELESKQMVSNITTKTKRYRDIISFRKMQDKVNNRETEY, encoded by the coding sequence ATGTTATTCGGGCTAATCTTAGCGATTTCCCTTTTAATGCCGAAAGATGCTTCCGCTCAAGGAATGCCAGTTTATGACAACACCAACTTTATCAGTTTGGTAAAACAGCTATTGGAATCCGGTAAACAGACGGCAGAAATGATTAAGTCCGTCAAATTCTTGAAGGATGCCAAAGAAGCCATCGAAAAAGTATCGAGCGTTGTCCAACAGCTTAGAGCGGTTGAGGAAATCGCACAGAACAATCAACGCCTTATCAATGTAATGCAGAATGACCTTCAGTATATTCTCAACTCGCCCTATATCAAACCCGAGGAAATTGATAGGGTTGTGGCCTCATTTGAAACCATTGTCCAAAATTCATTGGACACAGTGGACTTTATAGACGAAGTCCTCTCAAGCGATTACCTAAAAATGAGTGATGCCGAACGTGCCGAAATCCTAAAGGCAAAGGAACTGGAATCCAAACAAATGGTGTCCAACATCACTACGAAAACGAAACGCTATCGTGATATTATTTCTTTCAGAAAGATGCAAGATAAAGTCAATAACCGCGAAACAGAATATTAA
- a CDS encoding TraG family conjugative transposon ATPase produces the protein MNKINLSKYQPIVDIQDNIVFANNGNVVLCYEGNLPEIYSLSEKDFEDMHGAWFQALKSLPVGTVVHKQDIYLKKSYTSEQLPKTTFLEKATHEHFKGRGHIEHKCYLFFILTKNKALNNSKYVNPFRKVSKGIVQELDDNVKSFVNSVSDSVSFINNSRKMEFVSLKAEEIQKLTNGYFNGFNEGFDTDIILEKKSVNIGENHFDALAINSELCFGESVQSSKTNEKFTSDDFVFHQGFIDGFGLTLNENHIVNQILYLDDKQKWRKLLDKKIEELNKSSNFGSQNKVVLGKIQHILDQINADDNARIIRGHLNIVYWSKDAKELDKITSKIKTEFKELDIIPYYPRGEERKNYILNSYCCFSSNFSNNDLYVTDLKHALCLFINNTNYKSDATGIIFNDREHNIPVLKDVWDERKKRIKARNFAIFAPTGEGKSFLANNILRQYFESGVRLVIIDLGGSYTKFAKLYPEKYKVLRYESGKNLGINPFYISNANDLTPERLEDLSVFLFELFASDLKVTKAQSVSVKKILRHYYDSTSENHSLDGFYSFIERNQKDLLSTLKIHPDYFNVTSFLHVMSEYVGDGLYSFLFEVSEDQTYKIEDKRLIVFELDEVKDNKEILSVMLKLIKSAIQRTIWKNRAEKGIILFDEFAKQLKFENVLESVEFYYQAIRKQNGAIGIILQSINQLPNNSTSASILENTQVIYSLNNEKGYDELVKRLNLSSHDLNQLKSIKNNLSGPRKYTEMFIKIGRESNIFRLEVPKEVYAAYLTDGKENEEIIKLYNEHQDMQKAIIQFTSKI, from the coding sequence CACTGAAATCATTGCCTGTGGGAACGGTGGTTCACAAACAGGATATCTACCTCAAGAAATCCTATACTTCAGAACAGCTTCCTAAGACAACTTTTCTAGAAAAAGCAACCCACGAGCATTTTAAAGGACGTGGACATATAGAACATAAATGCTATCTCTTCTTCATACTGACCAAGAACAAGGCACTTAATAATTCAAAATATGTCAACCCGTTCCGGAAGGTTTCAAAGGGAATCGTGCAAGAACTGGATGACAACGTTAAGAGCTTTGTGAATTCAGTTAGTGACTCTGTTTCCTTCATCAACAATAGCCGAAAGATGGAATTTGTTTCGCTTAAAGCGGAAGAGATTCAAAAGCTTACAAATGGCTATTTCAATGGTTTCAACGAAGGTTTTGACACGGACATCATATTAGAAAAGAAAAGCGTCAATATTGGCGAAAACCATTTTGATGCCCTGGCCATCAATAGCGAACTGTGCTTTGGCGAAAGTGTACAGAGTAGCAAGACCAATGAGAAATTCACTTCTGACGATTTTGTGTTTCATCAAGGGTTTATTGATGGTTTTGGGCTTACGCTTAATGAAAATCATATTGTTAATCAGATTCTCTATCTCGACGACAAACAAAAGTGGCGCAAATTGCTGGATAAGAAAATTGAAGAACTGAACAAAAGTTCAAATTTCGGTTCGCAGAACAAAGTAGTGCTTGGAAAGATTCAGCACATCCTGGATCAAATCAATGCCGATGATAATGCCAGAATAATTCGTGGGCATTTAAACATTGTGTATTGGTCTAAAGATGCCAAAGAACTCGATAAAATAACATCAAAGATAAAGACAGAATTTAAGGAACTCGACATTATCCCATACTATCCACGAGGTGAGGAACGAAAAAACTATATCCTAAATAGCTACTGCTGTTTTTCTTCTAATTTCTCGAATAACGATTTATATGTAACGGATTTAAAGCACGCACTTTGCCTATTCATCAATAACACCAATTACAAGTCCGATGCAACCGGAATCATCTTTAATGACCGCGAACACAACATTCCCGTTCTAAAGGATGTCTGGGACGAGCGCAAGAAACGCATCAAAGCACGGAACTTTGCCATTTTTGCACCAACAGGTGAAGGCAAATCCTTTTTGGCCAATAACATTCTGCGCCAATATTTTGAAAGTGGCGTTCGCTTGGTCATTATCGACTTGGGCGGGTCCTACACCAAGTTTGCCAAACTCTATCCTGAAAAATATAAGGTGCTGCGCTATGAAAGCGGAAAAAATCTTGGTATCAATCCATTTTATATCAGCAATGCAAATGACCTCACACCCGAACGTTTGGAAGACCTGTCAGTTTTCCTATTTGAGCTGTTCGCATCGGACTTGAAAGTTACCAAAGCACAATCGGTTTCCGTTAAAAAGATACTGCGCCATTATTATGACAGCACTTCAGAAAACCACTCTTTGGATGGCTTTTACAGCTTTATAGAAAGGAATCAGAAAGACCTTCTGAGCACCCTTAAAATCCATCCCGACTATTTCAATGTTACGAGCTTCTTGCACGTAATGTCCGAATATGTCGGCGATGGTCTATATAGCTTTCTGTTTGAGGTGAGCGAAGACCAAACCTATAAAATCGAGGACAAACGATTGATTGTTTTTGAATTGGACGAAGTGAAGGACAACAAGGAAATTCTGTCCGTAATGTTGAAGCTGATTAAGTCAGCTATCCAAAGAACGATTTGGAAGAACCGAGCTGAAAAAGGCATCATCCTTTTCGATGAGTTTGCAAAACAGTTGAAGTTTGAAAACGTTTTGGAAAGTGTCGAGTTCTACTATCAAGCCATCCGAAAACAGAACGGTGCGATTGGGATTATCCTGCAATCTATAAATCAACTACCGAATAATTCAACTTCCGCAAGTATTCTGGAAAACACCCAAGTCATTTATAGCCTCAACAACGAAAAAGGCTATGACGAATTGGTCAAAAGACTCAATCTGTCCAGCCACGACCTGAACCAGTTAAAATCTATTAAGAATAACCTTTCCGGACCACGGAAGTACACCGAGATGTTCATCAAAATAGGTAGGGAAAGCAACATTTTCCGTCTCGAAGTTCCGAAGGAAGTATATGCCGCTTACCTCACAGACGGTAAGGAAAATGAGGAAATAATAAAGCTCTACAACGAGCATCAGGATATGCAAAAAGCAATCATTCAATTCACATCTAAAATATAA